The Agromyces hippuratus genome has a window encoding:
- a CDS encoding LemA family protein — translation MEWLIPVIIVVALVVIIGIYLWATYNSLVTLNVRVDEAWSDITVQLKRRADLIPNLIEAVKGYAAHEKSVFESVTQARAETLTAQGPAEAGAAENHMQQALKSIFAVAEAYPQLQASQNFLQLQSELVDTEDKIQASRRFYNGGVRELNTKIKVFPNTLFVRSLGFHERDFFEVTEPAAIAEPPRVQF, via the coding sequence ATGGAATGGCTCATCCCCGTCATCATCGTCGTCGCGCTCGTGGTGATCATCGGCATCTACCTCTGGGCGACGTACAACTCCCTCGTCACGCTGAACGTGCGTGTCGACGAGGCGTGGAGCGACATCACGGTGCAGCTGAAGCGCCGTGCCGACCTGATCCCGAACCTCATCGAGGCGGTCAAGGGCTACGCGGCGCACGAGAAGTCGGTGTTCGAGTCCGTCACCCAGGCCCGCGCCGAGACGCTGACCGCTCAGGGCCCGGCGGAGGCCGGTGCCGCCGAGAACCACATGCAGCAGGCGCTGAAGTCGATCTTCGCGGTCGCCGAGGCCTACCCCCAGCTGCAGGCCAGCCAGAACTTCCTGCAGCTGCAGTCCGAGCTCGTCGACACCGAAGACAAGATCCAGGCCTCGCGCCGGTTCTACAACGGCGGCGTGCGCGAACTCAACACGAAGATCAAGGTCTTCCCGAACACCCTGTTCGTGCGAAGCCTCGGCTTCCACGAGCGAGACTTCTTCGAGGTCACGGAGCCGGCGGCGATCGCCGAGCCTCCGCGCGTGCAGTTCTAA
- a CDS encoding TetR/AcrR family transcriptional regulator, producing the protein MTEHSERRRRGRPRGANAGDTRARILAAATAEFAEHGYEAASMRAIARRAEVDPALVHHYFDGKQALVAEVVEVPLRPERVVREALAAPIDELGGRLVRAVLTAWDSGAVRPAAVAALRSAIGQGPVARMLREFLRHEIMQRIATALGDADDAELRAELAASQLVGVIMVRYVLEFEPVASADVEELVRRVGPAVQWHLTGSPESLDSTVRSAKDSAHDE; encoded by the coding sequence GTGACGGAGCACTCGGAACGCCGTCGGCGAGGCCGCCCCCGCGGAGCGAACGCGGGCGACACTCGGGCGCGCATCCTCGCCGCCGCGACCGCCGAATTCGCCGAGCACGGGTACGAGGCGGCATCGATGCGGGCGATCGCCCGTCGGGCCGAGGTCGACCCGGCGCTGGTGCATCACTACTTCGACGGCAAGCAGGCGCTCGTCGCCGAGGTCGTCGAGGTGCCGCTGCGGCCCGAACGGGTCGTCCGCGAGGCGCTCGCCGCCCCGATCGACGAGCTCGGTGGCCGACTCGTGCGCGCAGTGCTCACGGCGTGGGATTCCGGCGCCGTGCGCCCGGCCGCCGTGGCAGCGCTGCGATCGGCGATCGGCCAAGGGCCCGTCGCCCGCATGCTGCGCGAGTTCCTCCGCCACGAGATCATGCAGCGCATCGCGACCGCGCTGGGCGACGCCGACGACGCCGAGCTCCGTGCCGAGCTCGCGGCCTCGCAGCTCGTGGGGGTCATCATGGTGCGGTACGTGCTCGAGTTCGAGCCGGTCGCCTCGGCCGACGTCGAGGAGCTCGTGCGCCGGGTCGGCCCGGCCGTGCAGTGGCACCTGACCGGGAGTCCGGAGTCGCTTGACAGCACGGTGCGGTCGGCGAAGGATTCAGCACATGATGAATAA
- a CDS encoding M48 family metalloprotease: MYRAIAKNKRNTVFIILFFLAIIGGLGWLAAFIYQDVTIVVVTLVIATAYALFQYFTADRQALSMSGAVELHSKADHPRLWRTVENLSITTGTPMPRVFVISDPAPNAFATGRDPEHAVVAATTGLLEIMDDAELEGVMAHELGHVRNYDIRLSMVVFGLVVAVGFISDMLVRMAFFGGRGNNNGNPIVMIFGLVAMLIAPLVASLVQLAVSRQREYLADATGAMTTRHPDALARALLKLETYGRPMQRQNSSMAHLWIADPLKPGIMDKLFATHPPIADRVKRLEEMGGAF, from the coding sequence TTGTACCGCGCGATCGCGAAGAACAAGCGCAACACCGTCTTCATCATCCTGTTCTTCCTCGCCATCATCGGCGGGTTGGGCTGGCTGGCGGCGTTCATCTACCAAGACGTCACGATCGTCGTCGTCACGCTCGTGATCGCGACGGCGTACGCGCTGTTCCAGTACTTCACGGCCGACCGTCAGGCGCTCTCGATGTCGGGGGCGGTCGAGCTGCACTCCAAGGCCGACCACCCGCGGCTCTGGCGCACCGTCGAGAACCTCTCGATCACCACCGGCACCCCGATGCCGCGCGTGTTCGTGATCTCCGATCCCGCGCCGAACGCGTTCGCCACCGGCCGTGACCCCGAGCACGCCGTCGTCGCCGCGACCACGGGTCTCCTCGAGATCATGGACGACGCCGAGCTCGAGGGCGTCATGGCCCACGAGCTCGGGCACGTGCGCAACTACGACATCCGGCTCTCGATGGTCGTCTTCGGCCTCGTCGTGGCCGTCGGGTTCATCTCCGACATGCTCGTGCGCATGGCCTTCTTCGGCGGTCGAGGCAACAACAACGGCAACCCGATCGTCATGATCTTCGGCCTCGTCGCGATGCTCATCGCACCCCTCGTGGCGAGCCTCGTGCAGCTCGCCGTGTCGCGTCAGCGCGAGTACCTCGCCGATGCCACCGGGGCGATGACGACCCGCCACCCCGACGCGCTCGCCCGAGCCCTCCTGAAGCTCGAGACCTACGGCCGGCCCATGCAGCGGCAGAACTCGTCGATGGCCCACCTGTGGATCGCCGACCCGCTCAAGCCCGGCATCATGGACAAGCTCTTCGCCACCCACCCGCCGATCGCCGACCGCGTCAAGCGGCTGGAAGAGATGGGCGGCGCCTTCTAG
- a CDS encoding winged helix-turn-helix domain-containing protein encodes MVDIVSPALARRIALAAQGFSRPLPEAPGTRAVNGVIDRLALLQIDSVNVFERSHYLPAFSRVGAYDRAALDRITTGRRGRMVEYWAHQAAYIPRELWPLFEFRREEYRAKGSDWGGWVAENATLAEWLRAELAANGPMRASEIEHDSNERRGPWWGWSDVKRTLEMMFRTGDVVCVERRRFERVYALPEQALPGELLGTAPAEPDAVRELVELAASAQGIATEADLADYWRMKRAPVRQAITELEEAGVLLPVEVPGWQTGARQTPAWLHRDAKRPRRIETAAVLSPFDPVVWFRPRTERLFDFHYRIEIYTPEPERKFGYYSLPVLIDDRVVGRVDLKSDRQAGVLRVQSAWAEPGAPAETAARLVPVLQRAAAWQGLGEVSVTGRGDLSPALAAELRAAG; translated from the coding sequence ATGGTCGACATCGTCAGCCCCGCCCTCGCCCGCCGCATCGCACTGGCCGCGCAGGGCTTCTCGCGCCCACTGCCCGAGGCGCCCGGCACGCGCGCCGTCAACGGCGTCATCGATCGGCTCGCCCTGCTGCAGATCGACTCGGTCAACGTGTTCGAGCGCAGCCACTACCTGCCCGCGTTCAGCCGGGTGGGCGCCTACGACCGCGCCGCGCTCGACCGCATCACGACCGGGCGACGCGGGCGCATGGTCGAGTACTGGGCGCACCAGGCCGCCTACATCCCGCGCGAGCTGTGGCCACTCTTCGAGTTCCGGCGCGAGGAGTACCGCGCCAAGGGCAGCGACTGGGGTGGCTGGGTGGCGGAGAACGCCACGCTGGCGGAGTGGCTTCGCGCCGAGCTCGCCGCGAACGGCCCCATGCGGGCGAGCGAGATCGAGCACGACTCCAACGAGCGGCGTGGCCCGTGGTGGGGCTGGTCCGACGTCAAGCGCACGCTCGAGATGATGTTCCGCACCGGCGACGTCGTGTGCGTCGAGCGCCGCCGATTCGAGCGCGTCTACGCGCTGCCCGAGCAGGCCCTGCCCGGCGAGCTGCTCGGCACCGCCCCGGCCGAGCCCGACGCCGTGCGCGAGCTCGTGGAGCTCGCGGCATCCGCTCAGGGCATCGCGACCGAAGCCGACCTCGCCGACTACTGGCGCATGAAGCGCGCGCCGGTGCGCCAGGCGATCACCGAACTCGAGGAGGCCGGGGTGCTGCTGCCCGTCGAGGTTCCCGGATGGCAGACCGGGGCGCGGCAGACACCGGCCTGGCTGCACCGCGATGCGAAGCGGCCTCGCCGCATCGAGACCGCCGCGGTGCTCTCGCCGTTCGACCCCGTCGTGTGGTTCCGCCCGCGCACCGAGCGGCTCTTCGACTTCCACTACCGCATCGAGATCTACACGCCCGAGCCCGAGCGCAAGTTCGGGTACTACTCGCTGCCCGTGCTCATCGACGATCGGGTGGTCGGCCGGGTCGATCTGAAGAGCGACCGGCAGGCGGGCGTGCTGCGCGTGCAGTCGGCGTGGGCCGAGCCCGGTGCGCCCGCCGAGACGGCTGCGCGGCTCGTGCCGGTGCTGCAGCGCGCGGCGGCCTGGCAGGGGCTCGGCGAGGTGAGCGTCACCGGCCGCGGCGACCTCTCCCCTGCGCTCGCTGCCGAGCTGCGAGCCGCCGGCTGA
- a CDS encoding ABC transporter ATP-binding protein, which translates to MMNNSDAAAPASGAASAAAVIVQDLTVVRGGSTALDRLSLAVPRGHLIGLLGPSGSGKTTLMRAIVGVQVVKSGTIEVLGLPAGSRALRTRMGYVTQQASVYDDLSVRQNLAYFRRIIGAPASDVDRVIERTELGSVAGRLVGTLSGGQRSRVSLAAALLGDPEVLVLDEPTVGLDPVLRVELWALFRSLADDGATLLISSHVMDEAKRCDRLLLLRDGALLADDTVQGLLQVTGTDDVEQAFLRLIERGEPDLRPTTETETETER; encoded by the coding sequence ATGATGAATAACTCGGATGCCGCGGCACCCGCGTCCGGTGCGGCATCCGCCGCCGCGGTCATCGTGCAGGACCTGACGGTGGTCCGCGGCGGCAGCACCGCGCTCGATCGGCTCTCGCTCGCCGTGCCGCGCGGCCACCTCATCGGCCTGCTCGGCCCGAGCGGCAGCGGCAAGACCACGCTGATGCGCGCGATCGTGGGCGTGCAGGTCGTGAAGTCGGGCACGATCGAGGTGCTGGGCCTGCCCGCGGGCAGCCGGGCGCTCCGCACCCGCATGGGCTACGTCACCCAGCAGGCGAGCGTCTACGACGACCTCTCGGTGCGGCAGAACCTCGCCTACTTCCGCCGCATCATCGGCGCACCGGCATCCGATGTCGATCGCGTCATCGAACGCACCGAGCTCGGCTCCGTCGCCGGCCGGCTCGTCGGCACGCTCTCGGGCGGGCAGCGCAGCCGGGTCTCGCTCGCCGCGGCCCTCCTCGGCGATCCCGAGGTGCTCGTGCTCGACGAGCCCACCGTGGGCCTCGACCCCGTGCTCCGCGTCGAACTGTGGGCGCTGTTCCGCAGCCTCGCCGACGACGGCGCGACCCTCCTCATCTCGAGCCACGTCATGGACGAGGCGAAGCGCTGCGACCGCCTGCTGCTGCTCCGCGACGGCGCGCTGCTCGCCGACGACACCGTGCAGGGCCTCCTCCAGGTCACCGGCACCGACGACGTCGAGCAGGCCTTCCTGCGCCTCATCGAGCGGGGCGAGCCCGATCTGCGCCCCACAACGGAGACGGAGACGGAGACGGAGCGATGA
- a CDS encoding ABC transporter permease, with product MNLTRTFATAGRVLGQIRHDPRTVALLLVVPSLLIGLVAWIFVDTDYFTDIGPAMIALFPFIVMFLVTSISTLRERRSGTLERLLSMPMGKGDFILGYALAFGLLAVFQTAIAVSFAVWVCGLEIEGSIWLLFAVAVADALLGTALGLLASAFARSEFQVVQFMPLIVFPQILLGGIFIPRDQLPEALEAISEWLPLSFAIDALQAVAADSESAEWITAKILVIVAWIVGSIVLGSITLRRRTP from the coding sequence ATGAACCTCACCCGCACCTTCGCGACCGCCGGGCGCGTGCTCGGCCAGATCCGCCACGATCCCCGCACGGTCGCGCTGCTGCTCGTGGTGCCGAGCCTGCTCATCGGCCTCGTCGCGTGGATCTTCGTCGACACCGACTACTTCACCGACATCGGCCCCGCGATGATCGCCCTGTTCCCGTTCATCGTGATGTTCCTCGTCACGAGCATCTCGACGCTCAGGGAGCGCCGGAGCGGCACGCTGGAGCGCCTGCTCTCGATGCCGATGGGCAAAGGAGACTTCATCCTCGGCTACGCGCTCGCCTTCGGCCTGCTCGCCGTGTTCCAGACCGCGATCGCCGTCTCGTTCGCCGTGTGGGTGTGCGGGCTCGAGATCGAGGGCTCGATCTGGCTGCTCTTCGCCGTCGCGGTCGCCGACGCCCTGCTCGGCACCGCACTCGGCCTGCTCGCGAGCGCGTTCGCGCGCTCGGAGTTCCAGGTCGTGCAGTTCATGCCGCTCATCGTCTTCCCGCAGATCCTCCTCGGCGGCATCTTCATCCCCCGCGACCAGCTGCCCGAAGCCCTCGAGGCGATCAGCGAGTGGCTGCCGTTGAGCTTCGCGATCGACGCGCTGCAGGCCGTCGCCGCCGACTCGGAGAGCGCCGAGTGGATCACGGCGAAGATCCTCGTGATCGTCGCGTGGATCGTCGGATCGATCGTGCTCGGCTCGATCACGCTGCGTCGCCGCACGCCCTGA
- a CDS encoding amino acid deaminase/aldolase, with protein MTIDLRKTGTPASDASDWLHPEKYWPSLTAATAHLDAPVGALHLGALRHNALDMLRRAHGTPIRVASKSLRVRGIVEALLAMPGYHGVLAYTLAEALWLAETVDDIVVGYPTAERAAIRRLASDPELAKRVTLMVDSPAQLDLVDAVLPPGKRETIRVCLELDASWNAPVLGHLGVRRSPVHAPEDAAALAAYIVKRPGFDLVGMMAYEAQIAGVVNQPAGRPVDGAVNRWMQSRSMPELRERRGRAVAAVREIVELEFVNGGGTGSLEATAADASVTEIAAGSGIFGGHLFDGYQHFTPAPAAAWALDIVRRPSRDHATILGGGWVASGPPAGDRLPKIVWPQGLVMEPREMAGEVQTPVSGPAARRMKVGDRVWLRHTKSGELAEHLNEFALVDAGEVVDTIPTYRGEGKAFL; from the coding sequence ATGACGATCGACCTGCGCAAGACCGGCACGCCGGCATCGGATGCCTCCGACTGGCTGCACCCCGAGAAGTACTGGCCGTCGCTGACCGCCGCCACCGCCCACCTCGACGCCCCCGTCGGCGCGCTCCACCTCGGGGCGCTGCGTCACAACGCGCTCGACATGCTGCGGCGGGCCCACGGCACGCCGATCCGCGTGGCCTCGAAGTCGCTGCGCGTGCGCGGCATCGTCGAGGCGCTGCTCGCCATGCCGGGCTACCACGGCGTGCTCGCGTACACGCTCGCCGAGGCGCTCTGGCTCGCCGAGACGGTCGATGACATCGTGGTCGGCTACCCGACCGCCGAGCGTGCGGCCATCCGCCGGCTCGCGAGCGACCCAGAGCTCGCCAAGCGCGTGACCCTCATGGTCGACTCCCCGGCGCAGCTCGACCTCGTCGACGCGGTGCTGCCGCCCGGCAAGCGCGAGACGATCCGGGTGTGCCTCGAACTCGACGCCTCGTGGAACGCGCCGGTGCTCGGTCACCTCGGCGTGCGCCGCTCGCCCGTGCACGCGCCCGAGGACGCCGCGGCGCTCGCCGCGTACATCGTGAAGCGCCCCGGTTTCGACCTCGTCGGCATGATGGCCTACGAGGCGCAGATCGCCGGCGTCGTGAATCAGCCCGCCGGCCGCCCGGTCGACGGTGCGGTGAACCGCTGGATGCAGTCGCGTTCGATGCCCGAGCTGCGCGAACGTCGCGGGCGCGCCGTCGCGGCCGTGCGCGAGATCGTGGAGCTCGAGTTCGTCAACGGCGGCGGCACCGGCTCGCTCGAGGCCACGGCGGCCGACGCCTCGGTGACCGAGATCGCGGCCGGCTCCGGCATCTTCGGCGGGCACCTCTTCGACGGCTACCAGCACTTCACCCCGGCACCGGCCGCGGCGTGGGCCCTCGACATCGTGCGCCGCCCGAGCCGTGACCACGCGACGATCCTCGGCGGCGGCTGGGTCGCCTCCGGCCCGCCCGCCGGCGACCGGCTGCCGAAGATCGTGTGGCCCCAGGGCCTCGTGATGGAACCGCGGGAGATGGCGGGCGAGGTGCAGACCCCGGTGAGCGGTCCGGCGGCACGTCGCATGAAGGTCGGCGACCGGGTGTGGCTGCGCCACACGAAGTCGGGCGAGCTGGCCGAGCACCTGAACGAGTTCGCCCTGGTCGATGCGGGCGAAGTCGTCGACACCATCCCGACGTATCGGGGAGAAGGGAAGGCGTTCCTGTGA
- a CDS encoding AI-2E family transporter, producing the protein MTDSTGRKRGRLSRGAPEVPPPAPQAGSAPREVTDSIPFGVRLAAGWSWRMLLIGGVLAVVVFLIIQLRLIVIPMLVAVLIGALLVPFSGLLQRHRWPKWLAVLTAMLSALVAVGGLLTLGITQIVRGSDELAAQSLVAWDRFREWLLTGPFHITEAQLNDWVDQVIQSVQQDTGVLLSGALSVTTTFGHFLAGMLLALFATLFILIDGRGIWNWIVGIFPRRGRAAIDGAGQAGWATLQNFVKVQILVATIDAIGIGLGAFFLGVPLAVPIAILVFLGSFIPIVGAVLTGALAVFVALVYLGLWPAVIMLGIVLLVQQVEGHVLQPLIMGTAVKVHPLGVVVAVATGSLVAGIPGALFAVPVAAVVNVMILSVASGAWKNDSGPPPPVRSALWRTVPQRPGYKRGE; encoded by the coding sequence ATGACGGACTCCACGGGGCGGAAACGGGGCCGATTGTCGCGGGGCGCACCAGAGGTGCCGCCGCCCGCGCCGCAGGCGGGGTCCGCACCACGCGAGGTCACCGACAGCATCCCGTTCGGGGTTCGGCTGGCTGCCGGGTGGTCGTGGCGCATGCTGCTCATCGGCGGCGTGCTCGCCGTGGTGGTGTTCCTGATCATCCAGTTGCGCCTCATCGTCATCCCGATGCTCGTCGCCGTGCTCATCGGCGCCCTGCTCGTGCCGTTCTCCGGCCTCCTGCAGCGGCATCGCTGGCCGAAGTGGCTCGCGGTCCTGACCGCGATGCTGTCGGCGCTCGTCGCCGTCGGAGGGTTGCTGACCCTCGGAATCACGCAGATCGTGCGGGGATCCGATGAGCTCGCGGCGCAGTCGCTCGTCGCGTGGGACCGGTTCCGCGAATGGCTGCTCACCGGGCCGTTCCACATCACCGAGGCGCAGCTGAACGACTGGGTCGACCAGGTCATCCAGTCGGTGCAGCAGGACACCGGGGTGCTCCTGAGCGGTGCGCTCTCGGTCACCACCACGTTCGGGCACTTCCTCGCGGGCATGCTGCTCGCCCTCTTCGCGACGCTCTTCATCCTCATCGACGGCCGCGGCATCTGGAACTGGATCGTCGGCATCTTCCCGCGCCGCGGGCGCGCCGCCATCGACGGCGCCGGCCAGGCCGGCTGGGCGACGCTGCAGAACTTCGTGAAGGTGCAGATCCTCGTCGCGACGATCGACGCGATCGGCATCGGGCTCGGGGCCTTCTTCCTCGGCGTGCCGCTCGCCGTGCCGATCGCGATCCTCGTCTTCCTCGGCTCGTTCATCCCGATCGTGGGTGCCGTGCTCACCGGAGCGCTCGCCGTCTTCGTCGCGCTCGTCTACCTCGGGCTCTGGCCGGCCGTGATCATGCTCGGCATCGTGCTGCTCGTGCAGCAGGTCGAGGGCCACGTGCTGCAGCCGCTCATCATGGGCACCGCCGTGAAGGTGCACCCGCTCGGCGTCGTGGTCGCGGTCGCGACCGGATCGCTCGTCGCCGGCATCCCCGGCGCGCTCTTCGCGGTGCCCGTCGCAGCCGTCGTGAACGTCATGATCCTCTCGGTCGCGAGCGGTGCGTGGAAGAACGATTCCGGCCCGCCACCGCCGGTCCGTTCGGCGCTCTGGCGCACGGTACCGCAGCGCCCAGGCTACAAACGAGGAGAATGA
- a CDS encoding MFS transporter, with protein MTSLDSAPHQAQPTTAALGEPVSRVSAGWIASFATVWLGIWMAQLTPVQLLLPAQIDAQLKPDNWVDSVVAFGIISGIAAIATIIAYPLTGALSDRTTSRFGRRRPWIAIGAVVFGLSLVTLGQQTEIWAIGATWVAASVGFCIMTAALTATISDQVPVNQRGFVSGWMSAPQAVGIIVGLVLVTELVTDASLGYILLAVILVVLAVPFLFRADQPLAPTERVRVTAKGILSGFWISPRKHPDFGWTLLSRVLVSVGNALGTSLLLYFLMFQLKDENAEDDLIVLTLIYMVFVILASLILGKLSDRLGRRKLFVFIASGLQGVAALMLGLFPDLTVAMVGAGLLGLGYGCFLSVDQALATQVLPDAASRGKDLGIMNIASAVPQAIAPMIGAAAVVVSGSFMLVFLLGAAFSFAGAFAVARVRSVR; from the coding sequence ATGACGAGCCTCGATTCCGCGCCCCACCAGGCGCAGCCCACGACCGCCGCGCTCGGCGAACCGGTCAGCCGGGTCTCCGCCGGCTGGATCGCCTCGTTCGCGACGGTCTGGCTCGGCATCTGGATGGCGCAGCTCACGCCCGTGCAGTTGCTGCTGCCCGCGCAGATCGACGCGCAGCTCAAGCCCGACAACTGGGTCGACAGCGTCGTCGCGTTCGGCATCATCTCGGGCATCGCCGCGATCGCGACGATCATCGCCTATCCGCTGACGGGTGCGCTCTCCGACCGCACGACCTCGCGCTTCGGTCGCCGCCGCCCGTGGATCGCGATCGGCGCGGTCGTCTTCGGCCTCTCGCTCGTCACCCTCGGCCAGCAGACCGAGATCTGGGCGATCGGCGCGACGTGGGTCGCGGCATCCGTCGGGTTCTGCATCATGACCGCCGCGCTCACCGCGACGATCTCCGACCAGGTGCCCGTGAACCAGCGCGGCTTCGTCTCGGGCTGGATGTCGGCGCCGCAGGCGGTCGGCATCATCGTCGGGCTCGTGCTCGTGACCGAGCTCGTCACCGACGCCTCGCTCGGGTACATCCTGCTCGCGGTGATCCTCGTCGTGCTCGCGGTGCCGTTCCTCTTCCGCGCCGACCAGCCGCTCGCCCCGACCGAGCGCGTGCGCGTCACGGCCAAGGGCATCCTCAGCGGCTTCTGGATCAGCCCCCGCAAGCACCCCGACTTCGGCTGGACCCTCCTCAGCCGTGTGCTCGTCTCGGTCGGCAACGCGCTCGGCACGAGCCTGCTGCTCTACTTCCTGATGTTCCAGTTGAAAGACGAGAACGCCGAAGACGACCTCATCGTGCTCACCCTCATCTACATGGTGTTCGTGATCCTCGCCTCGCTCATCCTCGGCAAGCTCTCCGACAGGCTCGGCCGTCGCAAGCTCTTCGTCTTCATCGCCTCGGGCCTGCAGGGCGTCGCGGCACTCATGCTCGGCCTCTTCCCCGACCTCACCGTCGCGATGGTCGGCGCCGGACTCCTCGGCCTCGGGTACGGCTGCTTCCTCTCCGTCGACCAGGCGCTCGCGACGCAGGTGCTGCCCGACGCCGCCTCCCGAGGCAAAGACCTCGGCATCATGAACATCGCCTCGGCCGTGCCGCAGGCGATCGCCCCGATGATCGGCGCGGCCGCGGTGGTCGTGTCGGGCTCGTTCATGCTCGTCTTCCTGCTCGGTGCCGCGTTCTCGTTCGCCGGCGCGTTCGCCGTCGCGCGGGTGCGGAGCGTGCGCTGA
- a CDS encoding D-arabinono-1,4-lactone oxidase: MTATGAVWRNWGRTESVRPLRVERPASAEAVQRAVASAAASGLAIKPVGSGHSFTGIAVAPGVQLDMTGVSGVNDADVATGRVTLGAGTRLHELPEMLAPYGLALANMGDIDRQTISGATSTGTHGTGLGFGGLATQIVAARLVTGTGELITVSETERPELLPAVRLGLGALGVLVDVTLQLVPRYVLHAVEKPEPLGEVLDGWEERVRAADHFEFYWFPHTEAALTKTNTRLPGDAPRRPLGRLSRWVDDELLANGAYRGVCALGTVAPGVVPVFARQVEKLTGDRDFADFSPKVYITNRTVRFREMEYAVPLEAVPAAVREVRELIERKGWRISFPIEVRAAASDDNWLSTAHGRESGYIAVHRYYREDPTEYFAAVEAIMRGYGGRPHWGKMHSRDAESLREVYPRFDDFLRVRDELDPERRFANPYLDRVLGA, from the coding sequence GTGACCGCGACTGGAGCCGTCTGGCGCAACTGGGGTCGCACGGAATCGGTGCGGCCCCTTCGCGTGGAGCGCCCGGCGAGCGCCGAGGCGGTGCAGCGGGCGGTGGCGTCAGCCGCGGCATCCGGTCTGGCCATCAAGCCCGTCGGCTCGGGCCACAGCTTCACCGGCATCGCGGTCGCGCCGGGCGTGCAGCTCGACATGACGGGCGTCTCCGGCGTCAACGATGCGGATGTCGCGACGGGCCGGGTCACCCTCGGCGCCGGCACCCGGCTGCACGAGCTGCCCGAGATGCTCGCCCCCTACGGTCTCGCCCTCGCGAACATGGGCGACATCGATCGGCAGACCATCTCGGGCGCGACCTCGACCGGCACGCACGGCACGGGCCTCGGCTTCGGCGGCCTCGCGACGCAGATCGTCGCCGCCCGCCTCGTGACCGGCACCGGCGAGCTCATCACCGTGAGCGAGACGGAGCGCCCCGAGCTGCTGCCTGCCGTCCGCCTCGGCCTCGGTGCGCTCGGCGTGCTCGTCGACGTGACGCTGCAGCTCGTGCCGCGCTACGTGCTGCACGCCGTCGAGAAGCCCGAGCCGCTCGGCGAGGTGCTCGACGGGTGGGAGGAGCGCGTGCGCGCCGCCGACCACTTCGAGTTCTACTGGTTCCCGCACACCGAGGCGGCGCTCACGAAGACGAACACGCGGCTGCCGGGCGATGCCCCGCGGAGGCCGCTCGGGCGCCTCTCGCGCTGGGTCGACGACGAGCTGCTCGCGAACGGCGCGTACCGCGGCGTCTGCGCGCTCGGCACGGTCGCTCCCGGCGTCGTGCCCGTGTTCGCCCGCCAGGTCGAGAAGCTCACCGGAGACCGCGACTTCGCCGACTTCTCGCCGAAGGTCTACATCACCAATCGCACCGTGCGGTTCCGCGAGATGGAGTACGCGGTGCCGCTCGAGGCCGTGCCCGCCGCCGTGCGCGAGGTGCGCGAACTCATCGAGCGCAAGGGCTGGCGCATCAGCTTCCCGATCGAGGTGCGCGCCGCGGCATCCGATGACAACTGGCTCTCGACCGCCCACGGCCGCGAATCGGGCTACATCGCGGTGCACCGCTACTACCGCGAGGACCCGACCGAGTACTTCGCCGCGGTCGAGGCGATCATGCGCGGCTACGGCGGTCGCCCGCACTGGGGCAAGATGCACTCGCGCGACGCCGAGTCGCTGCGCGAGGTCTACCCGCGCTTCGACGACTTCCTGCGGGTGCGCGACGAGCTCGACCCCGAGCGACGCTTCGCGAACCCGTACCTCGACCGGGTGCTCGGCGCCTAA